GCGCGCAGATCAACTCGAGTTTCATGGGCCAGATCAGGTTGCCGCGGTCGAGGTACGCCGTCGGCGCAAAAAGCGTAGCGGGGATGCCCAATTCGCAAAAGAGATCGAGGACGGGGCCGGCAATCTCGGCATAGCCGTCGTCAAAGGTAATGGCTGCTACCGGCTTTGTGTTTTGCACGCCGTGACGGATTCTACAAACCAGTTCCGAGCACGTGACCAGCTCGAACCTGTCTGCAAGGCACTCCACGTGGGCACGCAGCGATTCGATGTCCAAGTCCGTGAATCCGTGCAGATATTCCTGCACGAGCCCATTTGCAGTGCCAGTACGCACTGAGTGGGCGACAAAGACCGGATACCACTCGCCGACGGCGACACGAAACCCCCACGTAGCCAATTTGGTTGCAGCTCGCCCAAGCATCGGGCCAGTTTGATGCAAACCGCCCATGAAAAACAAAAGGCCCGCTTCCTTTCGGAAGCGGGCCTTTGCAAATGCTCTGAATGGAGCAGGCAGTTGCTGGGCTTACATCATGCCCGGCATTCCGCCCATTCCGCCCATGCCACCCATGCCGCCCATGTCGGCGCCGCCGCCGTCCTTGCTGGGCTTTTCGGCGATGAGCGCCTCGGTGGTAAGCAACAGGCCCGCCACGCTGGCGGCATTCTGCAGCGCGCTGCGCACGACCTTGGTCGGGTCGATC
The sequence above is drawn from the Chrysiogenia bacterium genome and encodes:
- the groEL gene encoding chaperonin GroEL (60 kDa chaperone family; promotes refolding of misfolded polypeptides especially under stressful conditions; forms two stacked rings of heptamers to form a barrel-shaped 14mer; ends can be capped by GroES; misfolded proteins enter the barrel where they are refolded when GroES binds; many bacteria have multiple copies of the groEL gene which are active under different environmental conditions; the B.japonicum protein in this cluster is expressed constitutively; in Rhodobacter, Corynebacterium and Rhizobium this protein is essential for growth), with the protein product IDPTKVVRSALQNAASVAGLLLTTEALIAEKPSKDGGGADMGGMGGMGGMGGMPGMM